The following are encoded together in the Peromyscus leucopus breed LL Stock chromosome 1, UCI_PerLeu_2.1, whole genome shotgun sequence genome:
- the Samd4b gene encoding protein Smaug homolog 2, with translation MMFRDQVGILASWFKGWNECEQTVALLSLLKRVTRTQARFLQLCLEHSLADCNDIHLLESEANSAAIVSQWQQESKEKVVSLLLSHLPLLQPGNTEAKSEYMRLLQKVLAYSIESNAFIEESRQLLSYALIHPATTLEDRNALALWLSHLEERLASGFRTRPEPSYHSRQGSDEWGGPAELAPGEAGPGWQDKPPRENGHVPFHPSSSVPPPAINSIGSNANTGLPCQIHPSPLKRSMSLIPTSPQAPGEWPSPEELGARAAFTTPDHAPLSPQSSVASSGSEQTEEQGSSRNTFQEDGSGMKDVPSWLKSLRLHKYAALFSQMSYEEMMTLTEQHLESQNVTKGARHKIALSIQKLRERQSVLKSLEKDVLEGGNLRNALQELQQIIITPIKAYSVLQATPTAKDGGRGEPLLPGAEPPLIHPGTDKGTEVKDPPAAENYPPPPAPAPSDSSEPAPAPVADGDIPSQFTRVMGKVCTQLLVSRPDEENITSYLQLIEKCLTHEAFTETQKKRLLSWKQQVLKLLRTFPRKAALDMQSYRQQKGWAFGSNSLPIAGSVGIGVARRTQRQFPMPPRALPPGRMGLLSPSGIGGVSPRHALTSPSLGGQGRQNLWFANPGGSNSMPSQSRSSVQRTHSLPVHSSPQAILMFPPDCPVPGPDLEINPTLESLCLSMTEHALGDGTDKTSTI, from the exons CCATCGTCAGCCAGTGGCAGCAGGAGTCCAAAGAGAAGGTGGTGTCCCTCTTGCTATCCCACCTGCCCCTGCTCCAGCCAGGCAACACAGAGGCCAAGTCCGAGTACATGAGGCTGCTGCAGAAGGTGCTGGCCTACTCCATCGAGAGCAATGCCTTCATTGAGGAGAGCCGCCAACTCCTCTCCTACGCCCTCATCCACCCAGCCACCACGCTGGAGGACCGCAATGCGCTCGCCCTCTGGCTGAGCCACCTGGAAGAGCGGCTGGCTAGTGGTTTCCGCACCCGGCCAGAGCCCTCCTACCATTCACGCCAGGGCTCAGATGAGTGGGGGGGACCTGCAGAGCTGGCCCCTGGAGAGGCAGGACCAGGCTGGCAGGACAAGCCACCCCGGGAAAATGGACATGTGCCCTTTCACCCATCCAGCTCAGTGCCGCCGCCGGCCATCAACAGTATTGGGAGCAATGCAAACACAG GTCTCCCCTGCCAAATCCACCCTAGCCCACTGAAGCGCTCCATGTCACTCATCCCTACAAGCCCCCAGGCCCCTGGTGAGTGGCCGAGTCCAGAGGAGCTTGGGGCCCGGGCTGCTTTCACCACGCCCGACCACGCACCCCTTTCGCCACAGAGCAGTGTGGCCTCCTCTGGCAGTGAGCAGACGGAGGAGCAGGGCTCCAGCCGGAACACTTTCCAAGAGGATGGAAGCGGGATGAAAG ACGTGCCCTCATGGCTCAAGAGCCTCCGCTTGCACAAGTATGCTGCTTTGTTCTCACAGATGAGCTACGAAGAGATGATGACCCTAACAGAGCAGCACCTTGAGTCGCAG AACGTCACCAAAGGTGCCCGGCACAAGATAGCCCTAAGCATCCAGAAGCTTCGTGAGAGACAGAGCGTCCTCAAGTCCCTAGAGAAG GATGTGCTGGAAGGTGGCAATCTGCGGAACGCTCTGCAGGAGCTACAGCAGATCATCATCACCCCTATCAAGGCCTACAGTGTCCTTCAGGCCACCCCTACTGCCAAGGATGGGGGTCGGGGGGAGCCGCTACTGCCAGGTGCTGAGCCTCCCCTCATCCACCCTGGAACAGACAAGGGCACTGAGGTCAAGGACCCTCCAGCTGCAGAGAACTATCCTCCTCCACCAGCTCCAGCTCCCTCTGATAGCAGTGAGCCAGCCCCGGCTCCCGTCGCCGACGGAGACATCCCCAGCCAGTTTACACGGGTGATGGGCAAAG TATGCACCCAGCTGCTGGTGTCTCGACCAGACGAGGAGAACATCACCAGTTACCTCCAGCTCATCGAAAAGTGCCTGACTCACGAG GCTTTCACAGAGACCCAGAAGAAGCGGCTGCTGTCCTGGAAGCAGCAAGTGCTGAAACTCCTCCGGACATTTCCGCGCAAAGCTGCACTGGACATGCAGAGCTACCGGCAGCAGAAGGG CTGGGCATTTGGCTCCAACTCGCTCCCCATAGCTGGCTCTGTGGGGATAGGTGTGGCCCGGCGGACCCAGCGGCAGTTCCCAATGCCTCCTCGGGCCCTCCCACCTGGCAGGATGGGCCTCCTGAGCCCTTCAGGCATTGGGGGTGTCTCTCCTCGACATGCCCTTACCAGCCCCAGTCTTGGGGGTCAGGGCCGACAG AACCTGTGGTTTGCCAACCCTGGAGGCAGTAACAGCATGCCCAGCCAGAGCCGCAGCTCTGTGCAGCGCACTCACTCGCTCCCAGTCCACTCGTCACCCCAGGCTATTCTCATGTTCCCTCCAG ACTGCCCGGTACCTGGGCCTGACCTGGAGATCAATCCCACCCTGGAGTCTCTGTGTCTGAGCATGACAGAACACGCCTTGGGTG ATGGGACAGACAAAACCTCCACCATCTGA
- the Paf1 gene encoding RNA polymerase II-associated factor 1 homolog has product MAPTIQTQAQREEGHRPNSHRTLPERSGVVCRVKYCNSLPDIPFDPKFITYPFDQNRFVQYKATSLEKQHKHDLLTEPDLGVTIDLINPDTYRIDPNVLLDPADEKLLEEEIQAPTSSKRSQQHAKVVPWMRKTEYISTEFNRYGISNEKPEVKIGVSVKQQFTEEEIYKDRDSQITAIEKTFEDAQKSISQHYSKPRVTPVEVMPVFPDFKMWINPCAQVIFDSDPAPKDTSGAAALEMMSQAMIRGMMDEEGNQFVAYFLPVEETLKKRKRDQEEEMDYAPDDVYDYKIAREYNWNVKNKASKGYEENYFFIFREGDGVYYNELETRVRLSKRRAKAGVQSGTNALLVVKHRDMNEKELEAQEARKAQLENHEPEEEEEEEMEAEEKEAGGSDEEPEKGSSSEKEGSEDERSGSESDREEGDRDEASDKSGSGEDESSEDEARAARDKEEIFGSDADSEDDADSDDEDRGQARRGSDNESDSGSDGGGQRSRSQSRSRSRSRSRSASPFPSGSEHSAQEDGSEAAASDSSEADSDSD; this is encoded by the exons ATGGCGCCCACCATCCAGACCCAGGCCCAGCGGGAAGAAGGCCACAG GCCCAATTCCCACCGGACCTTGCCTGAGAG GTCTGGAGTGGTCTGCCGAGTCAAATACTGCAATAGCCTTCCTGACATCCCATTTGACCCTAAGTTCATCACCTACCCCTTCGACCAGAACAG GTTTGTTCAGTACAAAGCAACTTCCTTGGAGAAACAGCACAAACATGACCTCCTGACTGAGCCTGACCTGGGGGTCACCATTGATCTCATCAACCCTGACACCTACCGCATTGATCCCAATG TTCTTCTGGATCCAGCTGATGAGAAGCTTTTGGAAGAGGAGATTCAGGCACCCACTAGCTCTAAGAG ATCCCAGCAGCATGCAAAGGTGGTGCCATGGATGCGGAAGACAGAGTACATCTCCACTGAGTTCAACAGATATGGCATCTCCAATGAGAAGCCTGAGGTCAA GATTGGGGTTTCTGTGAAGCAGCAGTTCACAGAGGAAGAAATATACAAAGACAGGGACAGCCAGATCACAGCTATTGAGAAGACTTTTGAAGATGCCCAGAAATCG ATCTCCCAGCATTACAGCAAGCCCCGAGTGACCCCCGTGGAGGTCATGCCTGTCTTCCCAGACTTCAAG ATGTGGATCAACCCATGTGCTCAGGTCATTTTCGACTCAGACCCAGCCCCTAAGGACACGAGCGGGGCAGCTGCACTGGAGATGATGTCTCAGGCCATGATCAG GGGCATGATGGATGAGGAAGGGAACCAGTTTGTGGCTTATTTCctgcctgtggaagagacacTAAAGAAACGAAAACGGgaccaggaggaagagatggactACGCACCAGATGATGT GTATGACTACAAGATTGCTCGGGAATACAACTGGAATGTGAAGAACAAAGCCAGTAAGGGCTATGAGGAGAACTATTTCTTCATCTTCCGAGAGGGCGATGGGGTTTACTACAATGAGCTGGAGACCAG GGTCCGTCTTAGTAAGCGTCGGGCCAAGGCTGGGGTTCAGTCAGGTACCAATGCCCTGCTTGTGGTCAAACACCGTGACATGAATGAGAAGGAATTAGAAGCCCAG GAGGCACGAAAGGCCCAGTTGGAAAACCACGAaccggaggaggaggaagaggaggagatggaggctgAAGAGAAAGAAGCCGGGGGCTCGG ATGAGGAGCCCGAGAAGGGCAGCAGCAGTGAAAAGGAAGGCAGTGAGGATGAGCGCTCCGGCAGCGAGAGTGACCGAGAGGAGGGTGACAGGGATGAGGCAAGTGACAAGAGCGGCAGCGGCGAGGATGAGAGCAGTGAGGATGAAGCCCGTGCTGCCCGGGACAAAGAAGAAATTTTCGGTAGTGATGCTGATTCAGAAGATGATGCCGACTCTGACGATGAGGACAGAGGGCAGGCCCGTAGGGGCAGTGACAATGAATCGGACAGTGGCAGTGATGGGGGTGGCCAGCGGAGCCGCAGCCAGAGCAGGAGCCGCAGCCGGAGCCGCAGCCGGAGTGCTAGCCCTTTCCCCAGCGGCAGTGAGCACTCAGCTCAGGAGGATGGCAGCGAAGCCGCAGCTTCGGATTCCAGTGAGGCTGACAGTGACAGTGACTGA
- the Med29 gene encoding mediator of RNA polymerase II transcription subunit 29 → MAAPQPQASAVSSAAGVSGPGSAGGPGPQQQPQPTQLVGPGQSGLLQQQQQDFDPVQRYKMLIPQLKESLQTLMKVAAQNLIQNTNIDNGQKSSDGPIQRFDKCLEEFYALCDQLELCLRLAHECLSQSCDSAKHSPTLVPTATKPDAVQPDSLPYPQYLAVIKAQITCAKDIHTALLDCANKVTGKTTAASAGPGGSL, encoded by the exons ATGGCTGCGCCCCAGCCGCAGGCTTCGGCCGTTTCCTCCGCGGCGGGTGTTTCAGGTCCGGGCTCTGCCGGTGGCCCGGGTCCCCAGCAACAGCCGCAACCGACGCAACTGGTGGGACCTGGCCAGAGTGGgctcctgcagcagcagcagcaggacttCGATCCTGTGCAGCGCTACAAGATGCTCATCCCTCAGCTGAAGGAGAGTCTGCAG ACTTTGATGAAGGTTGCAGCCCAGAACCTGATTCAGAACACTAACATTGACAACGGACA AAAGAGCAGTGATGGACCCATACAGCGGTTTGACAAGTGTCTGGAGGAGTTTTACGCTCTCTGTGATCAGCTGGAACTCTGCTTG CGCCTGGCCCACGAGTGCCTGTCACAGAGCTGTGACAGCGCCAAGCACTCGCCGACGCTGGTCCCCACGGCCACCAAGCCAGACGCCGTGCAGCCGGACAGCTTGCCCTATCCTCAGTACCTGGCCGTCATCAAAGCCCAGATCACCTGTGCCAAAGACATTCACACTGCTCTGCTGGACTGTGCCAACAAGGTCACAGGCAAGACTACTGCAGCCTCAGCTGGCCCTGGGGGCAGCCTCTGA
- the Zfp36 gene encoding mRNA decay activator protein ZFP36, whose translation MDLSAIYESLLSINPDLSSDHGGTESGLWNINSSDSIPSGVTSRLTGRSTSLVEGRSCGWVPPPPGFAPLAPRPGPELSPSPTSPTSTPTTSSRYKTELCRTYSESGRCRYGAKCQFAHGLGELRQANRHPKYKTELCHKFYTQGRCPYGSRCHFIHNPNEDLAAPGQPHVLRQSISFSGLPSGRRTSPPPPGFPGPSLSSCSFSPSSSPPPPGDLPLSPSAFSAAPGTPVTRRDPIPACCPSCRRSTANTIWGPLGGLARSPSAHSLGSDPDDYASSGSSLGGSDSPVFEAGVFGPPAPPAPPRRLPIFNRISVSE comes from the exons ATGGATCTCTCTGCCATCTATGAG AGCCTCCTGTCGATAAACCCTGACCTGTCGTCCGACCACGGAGGAACGGAGTCGGGACTTTGGAACATAAACTCGTCTGACTCCATCCCATCTGGGGTCACTTCTCGCCTGACCGGCCGCTCCACCAGCCTGGTGGAGGGCCGAAGCTGTGGTTGGGTACCGCCACCCCCTGGTTTCGCACCCCTGGCTCCCCGCCCGGGGCCTGAGCTGTCACCCTCGCCTACTTCGCCTACTTCAACTCCCACCACCTCCTCTCGATACAAGACTGAGCTCTGTCGGACCTACTCAGAGAGCGGGCGCTGTCGATACGGGGCCAAGTGCCAGTTTGCCCACGGCCTGGGTGAACTGCGCCAGGCCAATCGCCACCCCAAGTACAAAACGGAACTCTGCCACAAGTTCTACACCCAGGGCCGCTGTCCCTACGGTTCTCGATGCCACTTCATCCACAATCCCAACGAGGACCTGGCTGCTCCAGGCCAGCCCCATGTGCTCCGACAAAGCATCAGCTTCTCAGGCTTGCCCTCAGGCCGCAGAACctcgccaccaccgccaggctttcCTGGCCCTTCCCTGTCCTCATGTTCCTTTTCGCCCTCcagctccccaccaccacctggggaccttccactttctccctctgccttctctgctgcCCCCGGGACCCCTGTGACTCGAAGAGACCCTATTCCAGCCTGTTGCCCCTCCTGCCGAAGGTCTACCGCCAACACCATCTGGGGGCCCTTGGGTGGCCTGGCTCGGAGCCCATCTGCACACTCCCTGGGATCCGATCCTGATGATTATGCCAGCAGCGGTAGCAGCCTGGGTGGGTCAGACTCACCGGTCTTTGAGGCCGGAGTGTTTGGGCCTCCCGCGCCCCCTGCACCCCCAAGGCGTCTCCCCATCTTCAATCGCATCTCTGTCTCTGAGTGA